AATTTTTACGACTTCAAGAGAAGATTTTCCTGTAGTAATAACATCTTCTGAAATTATTACCTTATCTCCTTTTTTAACTTCAAATCCTCTTTTAATAGTCATTTTACCATCTACTCTTTCAGCAAAAATTCCTGGTTTTCCTGTTTGTCTTGCCAGTTCATAAGAAACCAAAACTCCTCCCATAGCAGGTCCAACGATTATATCAAAATCTACATCTTTTATTTTATCTTTAATTACCTGTATAACTTTTTCTGCCTTATCAGGGTGCTGTAAAAGTTTAGCGCATTGACAATATCTTTCACTATGTCTCCCTGATGATAGTAAAAAATGTCCTTCTAAAAGAGCCTCTGACTCTTTTAGTATTTCTATAACTTTGTTATCTGTATTTTCCATAATTTAAACACTCTCCTAAAATTTATCCTAAATAATTTTGTAAAAACTAAATTAGCTTATAGCAGCCAAAAATTCTTAAATATTTCATGTAAAACTAATTTTAGTAAAAAATCCTGATACTTAATATTGTTAACACTATATTAAGTTATTTAATTATACCGATTATTTCTGAAAGATTATTTATTCCTTCTCTTTCCATAAATTTTTCAATATCCTCTATTATATCAACACATATATCCGGTTTCATAAAATTAGCTGTTCCAACCTGCACTGCAGTTGCTCCTGCCATGATAAATTCTATAGCATCCTTTCCATTAGATATACCACCCATACCAACTACAGGTACATCTACCGCTTTTGCTACCTCATATACCATTCTTAAAGCAATAGGTTTTATACAGGGACCAGAAAGTCCTGCGCTTACATTGTCAAATACAGGTCTCCTTTTATTTATGTCAATTGCCATAGCCTTAAAAGTATTAACCAAAGATATAGAATCAGCTCCTGCTTCAGTACATTTAACGGCCATATCCACTATATCCTCAGCATTAGGTGACAATTTTACCATAAGAGGTTTATGACAAAGTTTTCTCACTTTGCTGACTACATCAAAGGCAACTTTAGATTTTATGCCAAAAGCCATTCCACCATGCTTAACATTTGGGCAAGATATATTTAATTCTATAATATCTACATCTGTCTTATCAAGCAATTCAATGCCCTTTTCATAATCCTCCGTTGTTCCTCCGCCTAAATTAGCTATTACTACAGTATTGAGCTTTTTCATATCTTCTAGTTCCTCTTTTATGAAATGCTCAACACCCGGATTCTGTAATCCTACACTATTCATTATTCCACTAGCTACTTCATAAATTCTCATACCATTATTACCTTCTTTAGGCATAATAGTCAAGCCTTTCGAAGAAATTCCCCCAAGTCTACCTACATCAAAATAATTCATATACTCATTTCCAAAACCAAAAGTTCCAGAGGCAGCAATTACAGGATTCTTAAAATCAACTCCAGAAATACTAACATTAGTCATTTATTACTAGCTCCTCTCCTAAGAATACAGGACCTTCTTTACAAGATCTCTTTCTTCCATCTTTAGTTTTACAAGTACATACAAGACATGCACCGATTCCACAGGCCATTCTATTTTCCATAGATACATATAATGGCACCTTTTTTTCATCACACATTTTAATTATCTTTGACATCATTATTTCTGGTCCACAGCAAACTACCACATCATAATTTTCCACATTAAGCAAATCTGTTACATATCCTTTATGTCCAACTTCACCATTTTCTGTGGATAAGTATAATTTATTAACATTTTTTCCCACATCATCCACAGTTTTACTACCGCTTCTAAACCCAGCATATAAATCCAATGAAGAATTTTTTAATTTCTTGGCTAAATACAGCATTGGTGCAATACCAATACCTCCTGCCACTAAAGCAACTTTCCCCTTCAATTTTTCCAAAGGGAAACCATTTCCAAGCGGTCCTGTAAGTTTTATTTCGTCACCTTTTTTTAATTTAGTTAAAATTTCTGTTCCTCTGCCGCACACTCTATATAAAAATTTTATTTTTTCCTCATCTTTATCATATATGCTTATAGGCCTGGATAATACAGGTTCTTCATCCCAAGCTCTTAACAGATAAAACTGACCAGGATTACCCTCAAATTTCCCATCTATAGTAATCTCATATATATCTTCCTCTATCTTTTCATTACTAAATACGTTTTTCACCATATATTTTTCGCTCATGAGTTCCCTCCAAATATAAATATTTTAGGCATGTGAAAATAAATAGTAAGTCAAAGATGCGACGAATATTTTGAATCCAACATGGAAGCAGGTGACCAGGATAGTGGGCTATCTGAGGGTTCTGCCGACGCAGTAGGATTCAAAATAGGCTAGCATACTGACTAGTTATTTATTTGAATATGCCTTAACTTATGTGCTTTAAAATATCATCCCGCATATTTATAGAAGCATTTCTTGCAGCTTTTTCAAAACTATGCTCTCCATTCTCAACTTTCTTATACGCAAGAAGTATACCCCTTGAAGAGTTTACAATTCCTCCATTACCCTTTGATAAGTAATTAGCCACATCTTCAGCAGTTCCTCCTTGTGCACCATAACCTGGTATTAAGAAAAATGTTGATTCATATTTATCTCTTATCTGTTTTCCTTCAAAGCCAGTAGTACATCCAACTAC
This genomic window from Clostridium pasteurianum DSM 525 = ATCC 6013 contains:
- the pyrE gene encoding orotate phosphoribosyltransferase, producing the protein MENTDNKVIEILKESEALLEGHFLLSSGRHSERYCQCAKLLQHPDKAEKVIQVIKDKIKDVDFDIIVGPAMGGVLVSYELARQTGKPGIFAERVDGKMTIKRGFEVKKGDKVIISEDVITTGKSSLEVVKILRNIGAEVVALCCIVDRRAKDVKTEFPIYSAVKLEIESYEKENCPLCKKGIPYIKPGSRNIV
- a CDS encoding dihydroorotate dehydrogenase gives rise to the protein MTNVSISGVDFKNPVIAASGTFGFGNEYMNYFDVGRLGGISSKGLTIMPKEGNNGMRIYEVASGIMNSVGLQNPGVEHFIKEELEDMKKLNTVVIANLGGGTTEDYEKGIELLDKTDVDIIELNISCPNVKHGGMAFGIKSKVAFDVVSKVRKLCHKPLMVKLSPNAEDIVDMAVKCTEAGADSISLVNTFKAMAIDINKRRPVFDNVSAGLSGPCIKPIALRMVYEVAKAVDVPVVGMGGISNGKDAIEFIMAGATAVQVGTANFMKPDICVDIIEDIEKFMEREGINNLSEIIGIIK
- a CDS encoding dihydroorotate dehydrogenase electron transfer subunit; protein product: MSEKYMVKNVFSNEKIEEDIYEITIDGKFEGNPGQFYLLRAWDEEPVLSRPISIYDKDEEKIKFLYRVCGRGTEILTKLKKGDEIKLTGPLGNGFPLEKLKGKVALVAGGIGIAPMLYLAKKLKNSSLDLYAGFRSGSKTVDDVGKNVNKLYLSTENGEVGHKGYVTDLLNVENYDVVVCCGPEIMMSKIIKMCDEKKVPLYVSMENRMACGIGACLVCTCKTKDGRKRSCKEGPVFLGEELVIND